One window of the Nothobranchius furzeri strain GRZ-AD chromosome 3, NfurGRZ-RIMD1, whole genome shotgun sequence genome contains the following:
- the cskmt gene encoding citrate synthase-lysine N-methyltransferase CSKMT, mitochondrial isoform X1 produces the protein MSPLSNPFILAGRRLFTGSLGQRHCFLNARSPRRHSSVTTELMENMDQKSTWDRFYTENNNRASTFKNFEWFFGFDSVKDFIMPLLQTGHHQDVLLQVLDLGCGTSALGLSVYSESSVPVRVTCADVSPVAVQLMQENIRHKAIKARHHSSRVEFVELDCTQLDRYFGSHSLDLIIDKGTTDALLRSREGKGKAALVLKQCLKVLQSSGSLLQFSDEDPDVRLLWLEAAVKEQGAAAVGFQEVGELRGVFYYCYHVTPHPVGQH, from the exons ATGTCTCCGCTTTCCAACCCGTTTATCCTGGCAGGAAGAAGATTGTTTACCGGGAGTTTAGGGCAAAGACATTGCTTTTTGAATGCCCGTAGTCCAAGACGCCATTCATCTGTAACAA CTGAGCTGATGGAAAATATGGATCAGAAGTCCACCTGGGACCGGTTCTACACCGAGAACAACAACAGAGCTTCCACCTTTAAGAACTTCGAGTGGTTCTTTGGTTTTGATTCTGTCAAGGACTTCATCATGCCCCTTTTGCAGACTGGGCACCATCAAGATGTTCTGCTCCAGGTACTTGATCTGGGCTGTGGCACGTCTGCATTGGGCTTGTCTGTTTACAGCGAGTCCTCTGTCCCAGTCCGAGTTACCTGTGCTGACGTGTCCCCCGTAGCTGTGCAGCTGATGCAGGAGAACATTCGACATAAAGCCATCAAAGCTCGGCATCATTCTTCTCGTGTGGAGTTCGTGGAGCTTGACTGTACACAGCTGGACAGGTACTTCGGTTCTCACAGTCTGGACCTCATCATTGACAAGGGAACCACAGACGCCTTGTTGAGGTCCAGGGAGGGAAAGGGGAAGGCTGCCCTGGTCCTGAAGCAGTGTTTAAaggtgctgcagagttctggatctCTGCTCCAGTTCTCAGATGAGGATCCAGATGTCAGACTTTTGTGGCTTGAAGCAGCTGTGAAGGAGCAGGGAGCAGCAGCTGTCGGGTTTCAGGAGGTCGGAGAGCTCAGGGGAGTTTTTTACTACTGCTACCATGTGACCCCCCATCCTGTTGGGCAGCATTGA
- the cskmt gene encoding citrate synthase-lysine N-methyltransferase CSKMT, mitochondrial isoform X2, giving the protein MRKAELMENMDQKSTWDRFYTENNNRASTFKNFEWFFGFDSVKDFIMPLLQTGHHQDVLLQVLDLGCGTSALGLSVYSESSVPVRVTCADVSPVAVQLMQENIRHKAIKARHHSSRVEFVELDCTQLDRYFGSHSLDLIIDKGTTDALLRSREGKGKAALVLKQCLKVLQSSGSLLQFSDEDPDVRLLWLEAAVKEQGAAAVGFQEVGELRGVFYYCYHVTPHPVGQH; this is encoded by the exons ATGAGAAAAG CTGAGCTGATGGAAAATATGGATCAGAAGTCCACCTGGGACCGGTTCTACACCGAGAACAACAACAGAGCTTCCACCTTTAAGAACTTCGAGTGGTTCTTTGGTTTTGATTCTGTCAAGGACTTCATCATGCCCCTTTTGCAGACTGGGCACCATCAAGATGTTCTGCTCCAGGTACTTGATCTGGGCTGTGGCACGTCTGCATTGGGCTTGTCTGTTTACAGCGAGTCCTCTGTCCCAGTCCGAGTTACCTGTGCTGACGTGTCCCCCGTAGCTGTGCAGCTGATGCAGGAGAACATTCGACATAAAGCCATCAAAGCTCGGCATCATTCTTCTCGTGTGGAGTTCGTGGAGCTTGACTGTACACAGCTGGACAGGTACTTCGGTTCTCACAGTCTGGACCTCATCATTGACAAGGGAACCACAGACGCCTTGTTGAGGTCCAGGGAGGGAAAGGGGAAGGCTGCCCTGGTCCTGAAGCAGTGTTTAAaggtgctgcagagttctggatctCTGCTCCAGTTCTCAGATGAGGATCCAGATGTCAGACTTTTGTGGCTTGAAGCAGCTGTGAAGGAGCAGGGAGCAGCAGCTGTCGGGTTTCAGGAGGTCGGAGAGCTCAGGGGAGTTTTTTACTACTGCTACCATGTGACCCCCCATCCTGTTGGGCAGCATTGA
- the otub1b gene encoding ubiquitin thioesterase OTUB1b, with translation MAEEQQESSQGEVEGVNCLAYDEAIIAQQDRIQQEIANTNPLVSDRQELSVLQKEYAQDDVVYQLKIKDLYKKYSYIRKTRPDGNCFYRAFGFAHLESLLDDSKELQRFKAVAAKSKLDLVSEGFTEFTIEDFHNTFMDLIELCEKQPSLQELLSSFNDQNVSDYVVVYLRLLTSGYLQREHGFFQHFIEGGRSVKEFCQQEVEPMSKESDHIHIIALAQALNVSILVEYMDRGEGGTVNHHVFPEGGDPRLFLLYRPGHYDILYK, from the exons GAGTGAACTGCCTTGCATATGATGAGGCCATCATTGCTCAACAGGACAGGATTCAGCAGGAG atAGCAAACACTAACCCTTTAGTGTCGGACAGACAGGAGCTGTCAGTGCTGCAGAAAGAATATGCCCAGGATGACGTCGTTTATCAGCTCAAGATCAAG GACCTTTACAAAAAGTACTCGTACATTCGTAAGACACGGCCAGATGGAAACTGTTTCTACAGAGCGTTTGGTTTTGCACATCTCGAGTCACTGTTGGATGACAGCAAAGAGCTTCAGAG GTTTAAAGCAGTCGCAGCTAAAAGTAAACTTGACCTGGTTAGCGAGGGCTTCACTGAGTTTACTATTGAGGATTTCCACAACACC TTCATGGACTTGATCGAACTGTGTGAGAAACAGCCAAGCCTGCAGGAGCTGCTGAGCTCCTTCAATGACCAGAATGTGTCTGACTACGTGGTTGTTTACCTGCGACTCCTCACTTCGGGCTATTTGCAGCGAGAGCATGGCTTTTTCCAGCATTTCATCGAGGGGGGGCGCTCAGTCAAAGAGTTCTGTCAGCAG GAAGTAGAGCCCATGTCTAAAGAAAGTGACCACATTCACATCATCGCCTTAGCCCAGGCTCTGAACGTCTCCATCCTGGTGGAGTACATGGACAGAGGGGAAGGAGGAACTGTCAATCATCATGTTTTCCCTGAAGGAGGCGACCCTCGCCTCTTCCTGCTCTATAGACCGGGCCATTATGACATCTTGTACAAATGA